A window from Citrus sinensis cultivar Valencia sweet orange chromosome 5, DVS_A1.0, whole genome shotgun sequence encodes these proteins:
- the LOC112497652 gene encoding superoxide dismutase [Cu-Zn]-like: MLKAVAVLDRTSTGKANVAAAPKKSGAGGPVTFSQDSQDCQARNGLTRVRGSLHGLTPGPHALIVHKLGDIRLGWVSTGIYGPFDYETPFERAGNDGVIAIIIADHNGTALFDVWTKVDLSGDDSVKSRGLVVHAGSNPGEGEAWGKYAKLIIRITLILFCILIYASRVIVRRQSLLADSASSVTMNETASL; encoded by the exons ATGCTGAAAGCAGTTGCAGTTCTTGATCGGACATCGACTGGCAAGGCAAATGTTGCAGCTGCTCCTAAAAAATCAGGGGCCGGTGGACCTGTTACCTTTTCCCAGGATTCCCAGGATTGCCAGGCAAGAAATG gTCTAACACGCGTGCGAGGAAGCCTCCACGGTTTAACACCTGGTCCTCATGCACTCATTGTTCACAAATTGGGAGACATAAGACTGGGTTGGGTGTCAACTGGTATATATGGCCCTTTTGACTATGA GACCCCCTTTGAACGTGCTGGAAATGACGGTGTTATAGCCATCATCATTGCTGATCATAATG GTACGGCTCTTTTTGACGTTTGGACGAAG GTTGATCTTTCTGGAGACGATTCCGTTAAGAGTAGGGGTCTTGTAGTCCATGCTG GTTCAAATCCTGGCGAAGGAGAAGCTTGGGGTAAGTATGCTAAGTTAATCATTCGAATTACTCTGATATTATTTTGCATTCTCATTTACGCTAGTCGAGTGATTGTCCGCCGGCAGTCTTTGCTTGCAGACTCT GCGTCATCGGTCACGATGAATGAAACGGCTTCTCTCTAG
- the LOC112497523 gene encoding superoxide dismutase [Cu-Zn] 2-like — protein sequence MEKAASLKLVALLAVLFCFVNIATNSRPHSKAIAVLDGSEGFKGTVSFYQEDGHHTVITVNLANLKAGSHGFHVHESGFIRATTVGNILTHLTNLIVTFTTMRSIVIMVI from the exons ATGGAGAAAGCAGCTTCACTAAAGTTGGTAGCCCTTTTAgctgttttatttt GTTTTGTCAATATTGCAACCAATTCAAG ACCACATAGCAAAGCAATTGCTGTTCTTGACGGCAGTGAGGGTTTCAAGGGAACTGTCTCCTTCTACCAGGAAGATG GCCATCATACAGTCATAACTGTAAACCTCGCTAATCTTAAGGCCGGTTCTCATGGATTCCATGTCCACGAATCCGGATTCATTCGTGCTACTACAGTG GGAAACATTTTAACCCATTTAACAAATCTCATAGTGACATTCACGACCATGAGGAGCATCGTCATTATGGTGATTTAG